One window from the genome of Chroococcidiopsis sp. TS-821 encodes:
- a CDS encoding YlxR family protein — protein MKPNYRRCISCRRVALKHEFWRIVRVYPSGELQLDQGTGRSAYLCPQASCLQTAQKKNLLRRSLRISVPEAIYQALWQRLSTNQSVSEARKIETTLPLSNKN, from the coding sequence ATGAAACCTAACTATCGACGCTGTATTAGTTGTCGTCGGGTCGCCCTAAAACACGAGTTCTGGCGAATTGTCCGCGTCTATCCTTCTGGGGAGTTACAATTAGATCAGGGTACGGGGCGTTCTGCATATCTTTGTCCGCAAGCTAGCTGTTTGCAAACAGCCCAGAAGAAAAATCTGTTGCGGCGATCGCTGCGGATCTCGGTTCCCGAAGCCATCTACCAAGCCTTGTGGCAACGTTTATCAACAAACCAATCTGTCAGTGAAGCTCGAAAAATTGAAACCACACTACCGCTTTCAAACAAGAATTAA